The following are from one region of the Pseudomonas putida genome:
- a CDS encoding chemotaxis protein CheW, which produces MLELIAGQRSSLTGLLLPLGDRTLVLPNVAVAELSGQRNLVCQRGEPAWHLGWIDWRQQRLPLIGFEAACGGETPCGERARVVVLNALGDTGLRYLALLLQDIPRSCKLDSQLNYVDVALGRLELAAVQVGEQVARVPDLVGLERLVRDAELQPDLG; this is translated from the coding sequence ATGCTTGAACTGATCGCCGGCCAGCGCAGCAGCCTGACCGGGCTTTTGCTGCCGTTGGGCGACCGTACCCTGGTGTTGCCAAACGTGGCGGTGGCCGAACTGAGTGGCCAGCGCAACCTGGTGTGCCAGCGCGGCGAGCCGGCCTGGCACCTGGGCTGGATCGACTGGCGCCAGCAGCGCCTGCCGCTGATCGGCTTCGAGGCTGCGTGCGGAGGCGAGACGCCCTGTGGTGAGCGGGCGCGCGTGGTGGTGCTCAATGCCTTGGGCGATACCGGGCTGCGTTACCTGGCGCTGTTGCTGCAAGACATTCCGCGCTCGTGCAAGCTCGACAGCCAGCTGAACTACGTGGATGTGGCGTTGGGGCGGCTGGAGCTGGCGGCGGTGCAGGTGGGCGAACAGGTGGCGCGGGTGCCAGACCTGGTCGGGCTGGAACGGCTGGTGCGTGACGCGGAACTGCAACCTGACCTTGGGTAG
- a CDS encoding methyl-accepting chemotaxis protein: MTPRTRSIAQITVLFLILILSIILLFANFAYLNTQSNYDKQYIGHAGELRVLSQRIAKNATEAAAGKALAFKLLSDARNDFERRWGYLREGDKSTGLPPAPPTVRDEMEAVRRDWENLRKNTDTILSSEQTVLSLHQVAATLAETVPQLQVEYEKVVEILLQSGAPASQVAVAQRQLLLAERILGSVNTVLAGDDTAAQAADTFGRDAGRFGQVLEGMLNGNAAIQVTRVEDADARARLAEIAELFQFVAGSVDEILETSPELFRVREAAGNLFSLSQTLLDEASHLANGFENLAGGRTLDTVGGYALGLLALASIILIGLVMVRTTNRQLRETAEKNERNQQAIMRLLDEIEELADGDLTVTVSVTEDFTGAIADSINYSVDQLRDLVATINHSAMQVAAAVQDTQNTARQLAKASEHQAEQISEASEAVGDMVESIDRVSAHAYESAKVAERSVAIANKGNEVVHNTINGMDNIREQIQDTAKRIKRLGESSQEIGDIVSLIDDIADQTNILALNAAIQASLAGEAGRGFAVVADEVQRLAERSSSATRQIEALVRTIQADTNEAVISMEQTTAEVVRGARLAQDAGVALAEIEGVSQNLADLIHSISDAAQLQTSSAGQISHTMAVIQQITAQTSAGSGATADSIRHLARMASEMRRSVSGFTLPPPAEPK, encoded by the coding sequence GTGACCCCACGTACCCGCAGCATCGCGCAGATCACCGTGCTGTTCCTGATCCTGATCCTGTCGATCATCCTGCTGTTCGCCAATTTCGCCTACCTGAACACCCAGTCCAACTACGACAAGCAGTACATCGGCCACGCCGGCGAACTGCGGGTGCTGTCGCAGCGCATCGCCAAGAACGCCACCGAAGCCGCCGCCGGCAAGGCCCTGGCCTTCAAGCTGTTGTCGGACGCGCGCAACGATTTTGAACGGCGCTGGGGTTACCTGCGCGAGGGTGACAAGTCCACCGGCCTGCCGCCTGCGCCGCCCACGGTGCGTGACGAGATGGAAGCGGTACGCCGCGATTGGGAAAACCTGCGCAAGAACACCGACACCATCCTGTCCAGCGAGCAGACCGTGCTGTCGCTGCACCAGGTGGCGGCGACCCTGGCCGAGACCGTGCCGCAGTTGCAGGTGGAATACGAGAAAGTGGTCGAGATCCTGCTGCAGAGCGGTGCACCGGCCAGCCAGGTGGCGGTAGCCCAGCGCCAGCTGTTGCTGGCCGAACGCATTCTGGGCTCGGTCAACACCGTGCTGGCCGGTGACGATACTGCGGCCCAGGCGGCCGATACTTTTGGCCGCGATGCGGGGCGCTTTGGCCAGGTGCTCGAGGGCATGCTCAATGGCAACGCGGCGATCCAGGTGACCCGTGTCGAAGACGCCGACGCCCGCGCGCGGCTGGCCGAAATCGCCGAACTGTTCCAGTTCGTTGCCGGCTCGGTGGACGAAATCCTCGAAACCTCGCCGGAACTGTTCCGTGTGCGCGAGGCCGCGGGCAACCTCTTCAGCCTGTCGCAAACCCTGCTCGACGAGGCCTCCCACCTGGCCAACGGTTTCGAGAACCTGGCCGGCGGGCGTACCCTCGACACCGTTGGCGGCTACGCCCTGGGCTTGCTGGCGCTGGCCTCGATCATCCTCATCGGCCTGGTCATGGTGCGCACTACCAACCGCCAGCTGCGCGAGACGGCGGAAAAGAACGAACGCAACCAGCAAGCGATCATGCGCCTGCTCGACGAGATCGAAGAGCTGGCCGACGGCGACCTGACCGTGACCGTATCGGTGACCGAAGACTTCACCGGTGCCATTGCCGACTCGATCAACTATTCCGTGGACCAGTTACGCGATCTGGTCGCTACCATCAACCACAGCGCCATGCAGGTTGCTGCCGCCGTGCAGGACACACAGAACACCGCCCGCCAGCTGGCCAAGGCCTCCGAGCACCAGGCCGAGCAGATCAGCGAGGCTTCCGAGGCGGTCGGTGACATGGTCGAGTCGATCGACCGGGTTTCCGCGCACGCCTACGAATCCGCCAAGGTGGCCGAGCGTTCGGTGGCGATCGCCAACAAGGGCAATGAGGTGGTGCATAACACCATCAACGGCATGGACAACATTCGCGAGCAGATCCAGGACACCGCCAAACGGATCAAGCGCCTTGGTGAGTCCTCCCAGGAAATCGGCGATATCGTCAGCCTGATCGACGACATTGCCGACCAGACCAACATCCTGGCCCTGAACGCGGCGATCCAGGCCTCGCTGGCCGGTGAGGCCGGCCGTGGGTTTGCCGTGGTTGCCGACGAAGTACAGCGCCTGGCCGAACGCTCATCCTCGGCCACCCGGCAGATCGAGGCGCTGGTGCGCACCATCCAGGCCGATACCAACGAGGCGGTGATCTCCATGGAGCAGACCACTGCCGAAGTGGTGCGCGGTGCCCGCCTGGCCCAGGATGCCGGGGTGGCGCTGGCCGAGATCGAAGGCGTGTCGCAGAACCTCGCCGACCTTATCCACAGCATCTCCGATGCCGCCCAGTTGCAGACATCGTCGGCCGGGCAGATTTCCCACACCATGGCGGTCATCCAGCAGATTACCGCGCAGACCTCTGCCGGCTCCGGCGCCACCGCCGACAGCATCCGCCATTTGGCGCGCATGGCCAGCGAGATGCGCCGTTCGGTGTCCGGGTTCACCCTGCCGCCACCCGCAGAGCCCAAGTGA
- a CDS encoding chemotaxis protein CheW, translating into MTTRPQGASLTAFELLLDIDRRCRLLVADQPPQDNRLQQWSGIGFRIAGQWFVAPMGEVAEVLREPRSSRVPGVQPWVCGVANLRGRLLPVMDLSSFFGLGHAAPGKQRRVLVLDHEDLFVGLLVDEVLGLQHFALDSLQLSPPQPLIRAAAPFVQGHFPRERNWAIFSPFALAQAPGFLDVAL; encoded by the coding sequence TTGACCACCCGCCCGCAGGGCGCGTCGCTGACCGCCTTCGAATTGTTGCTGGACATCGACCGGCGCTGCCGCCTGCTGGTCGCCGACCAGCCGCCGCAGGACAACCGCCTGCAACAGTGGAGCGGCATCGGCTTTCGCATTGCCGGGCAATGGTTTGTCGCGCCCATGGGCGAGGTCGCCGAGGTGTTGCGCGAACCGCGCAGCAGCCGCGTCCCGGGCGTGCAGCCATGGGTGTGCGGGGTGGCCAACCTGCGCGGCCGGCTGCTGCCGGTGATGGACCTGAGCAGCTTCTTCGGCCTGGGCCACGCCGCCCCTGGCAAGCAGCGACGAGTGCTGGTGCTGGACCATGAGGACCTGTTCGTCGGCTTGCTGGTGGACGAGGTGCTGGGCCTGCAGCACTTTGCCCTGGACAGCCTGCAACTGTCGCCGCCGCAACCCCTGATCCGCGCCGCTGCACCTTTCGTGCAGGGGCATTTCCCGCGTGAACGTAACTGGGCGATCTTCAGCCCCTTCGCCCTGGCCCAGGCGCCGGGCTTTCTCGATGTGGCGTTATAG
- the pilH gene encoding twitching motility response regulator PilH has protein sequence MARVLIVDDSPTEMYRLTEWLEKHGYQVLKASNGADGVALARQEKPDAVLMDIVMPGMNGFQATRQLSKDPETSAIPVIVVTTKDQETDRIWATRQGARDFLTKPVEEDALIAKLKEVLGA, from the coding sequence ATGGCCCGAGTTCTGATTGTCGACGACTCGCCGACAGAGATGTACCGATTGACCGAGTGGCTGGAAAAGCACGGCTACCAGGTGCTCAAGGCCAGCAACGGTGCCGATGGCGTGGCCCTGGCCCGGCAGGAAAAGCCTGATGCGGTGCTGATGGACATCGTCATGCCCGGCATGAATGGCTTCCAGGCTACCCGCCAGCTCAGCAAGGACCCGGAAACCAGCGCCATCCCGGTGATCGTGGTCACCACCAAGGACCAGGAAACCGACCGCATCTGGGCCACGCGCCAGGGCGCCCGTGACTTCCTGACCAAACCGGTGGAAGAGGACGCGCTGATCGCCAAGCTCAAAGAAGTGCTTGGGGCTTGA
- a CDS encoding response regulator — MEQPLKVMVIDDSRTIRRTAQMLLGEAGCEVITASDGFDALAKIVDHQPSIIFVDVLMPRLDGYQTCAVIKHNSAFKDTPVILLSSRDGLFDKARGRVVGSDQFLTKPFSKEELLDAIRAHVPGFAAAQQHAP; from the coding sequence ATGGAACAACCCCTGAAGGTGATGGTGATCGACGATTCGCGCACGATCCGCCGCACCGCGCAGATGTTGCTCGGTGAAGCGGGCTGCGAGGTGATCACCGCCAGCGATGGCTTCGATGCCCTGGCCAAGATCGTCGACCACCAGCCCAGCATCATCTTCGTCGATGTGTTGATGCCGCGCCTGGACGGCTACCAGACCTGCGCGGTGATCAAGCACAACAGTGCCTTCAAGGACACCCCGGTCATTCTGCTGTCGTCCCGTGACGGCCTGTTCGACAAGGCCCGCGGTCGGGTGGTCGGCTCCGACCAGTTTCTGACCAAACCGTTCAGCAAGGAAGAACTGCTCGACGCGATCCGCGCCCACGTGCCCGGTTTTGCCGCAGCCCAACAACACGCACCCTGA